From a region of the Etheostoma cragini isolate CJK2018 chromosome 22, CSU_Ecrag_1.0, whole genome shotgun sequence genome:
- the LOC117937836 gene encoding TNFAIP3-interacting protein 3-like encodes MSRTQTHNDMSLHENTMDRLPGERSESTDSRQSHRLYPSLPNIDRYEVCVADPSTGDKRPTAAVYHTNSLLEATQSDAASSDVRMKAQILILEEQRQELLCINERWAKEYRTMLQYYKEKVQGLKASLQHEHSEEEMCERGKKTPCTRGSKDKESKQTVDGLQKAEKEAKELRVQNTTLTRRGQHQHEEIVRLNKALDEALQTTQPLDVSSETLQVWKQQAEVYKEDFLKERRDRVKLKEKYLEQEKKFQKVYRELHVLKCQLTRTPPSALECTCTNRATNWEVRQINQHLIQLQRR; translated from the exons ATGTCGAGGACCCAAACACATAACGATATG TCACTACATGAAAACACAATGGACAGACTGCCTGGGGAGAGATCAGAAAGCACCGACAGCAGACAGAGCCACAGACTGTATCCTTCACTGCCCAACATAGACAG GTACGAGGTTTGTGTGGCGGACCCCTCCACTGGGGACAAGCGTCCCACAGCTGCAGTCTATCACACCAACAGTCTGCTGGAAGCCACTCAG TCGGACGCTGCCAGCAGTGACGTCCGAATGAAAGCACAGATACTTATCTTGGAGGAGCAAAGGCAGGAG CTTCTTTGCATTAATGAGAGATGGGCAAAAGAGTACCGCACCATGTTACAGTACTACAAAGAAAAG GTCCAAGGTTTAAAAGCATCACTGCAACATGAGCACTCTGAAGAGGAGATgtgtgaaagaggaaaaaagacacCCTGTACAAGAGGGTCAAAAGATAAAGAGAGCAAACAG ACTGTTGATGGGttacaaaaagcagaaaaggaGGCAAAGGAGCTGCGAGTACAAAACACCACTTTGACCCGAAGAGGGCAGCATCAGCATGAGGAGATCGTACGACTAAACAAG GCTCTAGATGAGGCACTCCAAACTACTCAGCCTCTTGATGTGAGCAGTGAAACACTACAGGTCTGGAAACAGCAG GCCGAAGTCTACAAGGAAGACTTTTTGAAGGAGCGGAGAGACAGGGTGAAGCTGAAGGAGAAGTATTTGGAACAAGAGAAGAAGTTTCAGAAAGTTTACCGTGAGCTACATGTCCTCAAATGTCAG TTGACTCGGACACCGCCGTCTGCACTTGAATGTACCTGCACAAATCGAGCGACAAACTGGGAGGTCCGCCAGATTAATCAGCACCTCATCCAGCTACAAAGACgttaa
- the LOC117937830 gene encoding F-box/LRR-repeat protein 7-like has protein sequence MGANNGKQYGSEGKGSSSISSDISSSTDHTPTKAPKNVATTEGLDSSTRTLSTPSPGLILPSKSSSFSSPALSSNGHETNSSSSSSAPAETIAVVHSQPGTHTRSRQSKSHHHAPIDLLPDHGLLQIFSHLPTNQLCRCARVCRRWYNLAWDPRLWSTVRLTGELLHADRAIRVLTHRLCQDTPNVCLTLETVVVNGCKRLTDRGLHVVAQCCPELRHLEVAGCYNISNDAVFEVVSRCPGLEHLNLSGCSKVTCISLTQEASLQLSPLHGQQISIHYLDMTDCFSLEDEGLRTIASHCPRLTHLFLRRCTRLTDEALRHLALHCPSIKELSLSDCRLVGDFGLREVARLEGCLRYLSVAHCTRITDVGMRYVARYCPRLRYLNARGCEGLTDHGLSHLARSCPKLKSLDVGKCPLVSDSGLEQLAMYCQGLRRVSLRACESVTGRGLKALAANCCELQLLNVQDCEVSPEALRFVRRHCRRCVIEHTNPAFY, from the exons GTTTAGACTCCAGCACTCGGACTCTGAGCACCCCCAGCCCCGGTCTTATCCTGCCATCCAAGTCCTCGTCCTTCTCCTCGCCCGCCCTCTCCAGTAACGGCCATGAGACcaactcctcttcctcctcctcagccccCGCCGAGACCATCGCCGTGGTCCACTCTCAACCTGGCACTCACACTCGCTCACGCCAGTCCAAAAGCCACCACCACGCTCCCATTGACCTCCTCCCCGACCACGGCCTTCTGCAGATCTTCTCCCATCTCCCAACCAATCAGCTGTGCCGTTGCGCGCGCGTGTGCCGCCGCTGGTACAACCTGGCGTGGGACCCGAGGCTGTGGAGCACCGTCCGCCTAACAGGAGAGCTACTTCACGCTGACCGTGCCATCCGGGTCCTGACTCACCGGCTGTGCCAGGACACCCCGAACGTGTGTCTGACCCTAGAGACGGTGGTGGTGAATGGCTGCAAGAGGCTCACCGACCGTGGGCTGCATGTGGTGGCTCAATGCTGCCCGGAGCTACGTCACCTGGAGGTCGCCGGCTGTTATAACATCTCCAATGATGCTGTGTTTGAGGTGGTGTCCCGCTGCCCTGGTTTGGAGCACCTGAACCTCTCAG gctGCTCCAAGGTAACCTGCATCAGCCTTACCCAAGAGGCCTCCCTCCAGCTGTCCCCTCTGCACGGCCAGCAGATTTCCATCCACTACCTGGACATGACCGATTGTTTTTCCCTCGAGGATGAGGGCCTGCGGACTATCGCCTCCCACTGCCCCCGCCTGACACATCTGTTCTTACGCCGCTGCACCAGACTGACAGATGAAGCCTTGCGCCACCTGGCTCTCCACTGCCCTTCAATAAAGGAGCTTAGTCTCAGTGACTGCCGCTTGGTGGGGGACTTTGGCCTGCGGGAAGTCGCCCGCCTCGAGGGCTGCCTGCGCTACCTGAGTGTGGCCCACTGCACCCGCATAACTGATGTAGGCATGCGCTACGTGGCGCGCTACTGCCCAAGACTGCGCTACTTAAATGCGAGAGGTTGCGAGGGGCTGACAGACCACGGCCTGAGCCACTTGGCCAGGAGCTGCCCAAAACTCAAGTCCCTGGATGTGGGTAAGTGCCCGCTTGTGTCGGACAGCGGGCTGGAACAGCTGGCTATGTACTGCCAAGGCCTGAGGCGAGTGAGTCTCAGAGCATGCGAGAGCGTGACAGGCCGAGGACTCAAAGCTCTGGCAGCCAACTGCTGCGAGCTGCAGCTTCTCAACGTGCAGGACTGCGAGGTGTCGCCAGAGGCTCTGCGGTTTGTTAGACGCCACTGTCGGCGCTGTGTCATCGAGCACACAAACCCCGCTTTCTACTGA